The Elusimicrobiota bacterium genomic sequence GCATCAAATCCGCAAAATTGCCGCCCGATCCCTTGGGCCGAACGTCCCTTAAATGATTGGCCACAAAACGCAGCATCTTGGACCATTCGCTGTTGGCGTTATTGGTGATGAGATAAGCGCCGCCCGCATTGGCCGCCTCCGGGATGCCGTCCTCCCAGGGCAGGCGGAACTTGATTTTCTTGTTGTAGGCGTATAAATAGCGCTCCATTTCCGGAACCTGCATGGCGCCCGGTAAATTGTATTGATTGACGATGATCTCGATTCTATCCAGAGGGAAATGCTCGGCCTTCAAATCCTCAAAAATCCCGATGGTCGCGGTCAGGTTCTGGCGCTGCGGCAGAGTCACCCAGTACACCCAATCGGAAAGCTCCAAAGCGAACGGAAGGAGGGCGTAGCTGGATTCGGTGTCGATGATGACGTCGTAGTGGCTGGACAAGCCCCGCAAGAAATTATGCAGAGCCTGGGGATCAAAGCCGCCCATGACATCTTTCGGCTGAAACCCCAAGGGTAAAGCCGCCACCCCGGCCCGCGCGAAAACGATTTTGCCCCGGACCAAGTCCACGGCTTTTTGCCCGCCGCCGGCGCGCGAATAAAAATCAACCAGGCTTTTCAAAGTCGGGATGACGTTTAACTGCGAACCCGTGATGCCGATCCAGGTCAAAAGCTCTTCACGGCATTGAGGGTCGGCCTCGATCAACACCACGCCGCGGCCGGTTTGCGCGGCGCGTAAACTGGCCAGGTTCAAGGCCATGATGGTTTTGCCGACCCCTTCTTTGGGGCCGGTGACCGTGACGATCTTACACTGGTCGATGGCTGCTTCCGTGCCCAACTGAGACCCTCCCTTCTATAGCAAGGCTTACGTTAATAATTTAACCCCCGGACCCAATCTTCTCAAGGGGTAATTTCTATTCTAAAGATTAGGTCTTTAAAACTTCGAAGCTGACAAAAAGAAATAGGGTGGATTCGACTTGAAGGTTTTTCTTGAAGGTGAAGATCGCGCCGATCAACGGCAGGCGGCCGAGGATAGGCACGCGGCGGTAGCTGGTTTGCTTTTCGGAACGTTTTAAACCGCCGATGACGATCGTATCGCCGGTTTTAACGCTCACTTCCGTTTGAATCTGGCGCGTGACGATGGAGGGCACGCCGTTGACGGTTTTGGTGAAATCCGGATTGGAAACCTCGAGCTGAATCTGAGCGTCGATACGATTTTTTTCGTCCACCACGGGAAGGACGTTTAAGAGCACGCCGAACTTTTTGAAATCAACGCCCACGGAACCCGTGGCGCCCACGATTTGAATGGGCATTTCGCCGCCGACCAAAAACGACGCCGATGTGCCGTTTTTGGTGACGATTTTAGGATTGGAGAGCAGCTGGGCTTTGCCCTCGTTTTCCAAAGCGCGGATCGTGCTTTGAAGTTGATTCAGGCGGGCGAATTCCCCGATGCGAAAAATGCCGGGAATGCTCTGCTCGGCGATCTCGACGAAATCCCCCCAGTTGACGCCCAGGTCGCGCTCCACCGATCCGCCGATTTCAACGATATCCGCGCTGATGGCCACGAGATCTTCGGCAAGCAGATTGCGGGCGATAACAGGGAAAAGAAAAAAACCCGTCAGGAGCCCTCTTCCCCACCTGAAAAAATGCCGGAGCATGAGTGCCTATTTGACACAATTTTTAGGGAAAAATATAGAGGCCGAAGCTTTATTTCGTTATCTAAAGAGCTTACGGAAAGAAGCCATCTCGATGAAATGCTTTTCGATATCGCCCAGCGGGCGAAGCACCACGGAAATTTCGCCCTGTTTTTTGCCCAAGGTTAAAAATTGAGCCTCCAAGGCGCTGACGGCCACGGAAACGAAACCCTCATCGGAAACCGCCAGTTTTTCCTTGGCGGTTTTCTCTTTTTTCTTCATCTCTTCAGGAGGCAAAACGCCGCCCATTTCCGAACCCACGGAAAGCACCAGGATGTTCTGCAAAATCGTCGCGGTCACCCATTCGGACCCGCCGCCGTCGGGGCTGGCCACCGGGAATGTGCAAAGAACGTCGACCCGGTCTCCGGGCTTGACCAGCGTGATCAAATCCTTTGGCACGGGCACGACAGCGGCCCTTAAGCCGGGCGGGATTTTGACGGCCAGACCAGTATCCGGGCTGACGCGCGTCAATTGCGAATACGTGAGCTGATTGCCTTTGGGAACGCGCACCAAAGTCACCAAGTCCCTTAATTTGCCGAAATCCGTGACGGATTTGATCTCAATCGCGTCTTGAAGGACGAATTTTCTGGGGATGGGCGTGGGTTGCGCCATCTCCGGCTTAAAATACGTGCGTTCCGGAATATCGTATTTGGCGACCAAAACATTGACCGACTCGCCGTAATTCTTGGTGAACTGCTCTTCGCGGCTTTTGAGCGTAAAAAAGAACAGCGTCGCC encodes the following:
- a CDS encoding type II and III secretion system protein, yielding MLRHFFRWGRGLLTGFFLFPVIARNLLAEDLVAISADIVEIGGSVERDLGVNWGDFVEIAEQSIPGIFRIGEFARLNQLQSTIRALENEGKAQLLSNPKIVTKNGTSASFLVGGEMPIQIVGATGSVGVDFKKFGVLLNVLPVVDEKNRIDAQIQLEVSNPDFTKTVNGVPSIVTRQIQTEVSVKTGDTIVIGGLKRSEKQTSYRRVPILGRLPLIGAIFTFKKNLQVESTLFLFVSFEVLKT
- the cpaB gene encoding Flp pilus assembly protein CpaB, with protein sequence MKKAMAPGLIALVMATLFFFTLKSREEQFTKNYGESVNVLVAKYDIPERTYFKPEMAQPTPIPRKFVLQDAIEIKSVTDFGKLRDLVTLVRVPKGNQLTYSQLTRVSPDTGLAVKIPPGLRAAVVPVPKDLITLVKPGDRVDVLCTFPVASPDGGGSEWVTATILQNILVLSVGSEMGGVLPPEEMKKKEKTAKEKLAVSDEGFVSVAVSALEAQFLTLGKKQGEISVVLRPLGDIEKHFIEMASFRKLFR